The following proteins come from a genomic window of Nicotiana tomentosiformis chromosome 12, ASM39032v3, whole genome shotgun sequence:
- the LOC104118851 gene encoding geranylgeranyl transferase type-2 subunit beta 1-like, whose protein sequence is MTHERHPHLGLKNRPVSESQRRRFASDLSPANSISFFPGDMGELQVERHVAYILTVEKRKDDFESVVMEHLRLNGAYWGLTTLDILGKLDAVDKDEVISWVMQCQHESGGFGGNIGHDPHMLYTLSAIQVLALFGKLHVLDIDKVSSYIAGLQNEDGSFSGDMWGEVDTRFSYIAICSLALLRQLDKIDVGKAVKYIVSCKNVDGGFGCTPGAESHAGQIFCCVGALAITGSLHHVDKDLLGWWLCERQVKSGGLNGRPEKLPDVCYSWWVLSSLIMIDRVHWIDKEKLAKFILDCQDKEKGGISDRPDDAVDVFHTYFGVAGLSLLEYPGLKPIDPAYALPVSVVNKVILGK, encoded by the exons ATGACCCATGAGAGGCATCCTCATTTGGGATTGAAGAACCGACCCGTTTCAGAGTCTCAACGTCGGCGATTTGCTTCTGATCTTTCTCCGGCGAATTCAATCTCTTTTTTTCCCGGTGAT ATGGGAGAACTGCAGGTGGAAAGGCATGTTGCGTACATTTTAACAGTTGAAAAG AGGAAAGATGATTTTGAATCTGTGGTGATGGAGCATCTGAGGTTAAATGGGGCATACTGGGGATTGACAACTCTTGATATTTTGGGAAAGCTTGATGCTGTGGATAAAGATGAAGTTATTTCATGGGTCATGCAGTGCCAACACGAATCCG GTGGATTTGGTGGTAACATTGGACATGATCCGCATATGCTGTATACACTTAGTGCTATTCAAGTCTTGGCCCTATTTGGTAAACTACATGTTCTTGACATTGATAAGGTGTCAAGCT ATATTGCAGGCCTGCAAAATGAAGATGGATCCTTTTCTGGTGATATGTGGGGTGAAGTTGACACACG GTTCTCTTACATTGCAATCTGTTCTCTAGCACTGCTGCGCCAGTTGGATAAAATTGATGTTGGAAAAGCAGTGAAATATATTGTAAGTTGCAAGAATGTGGATGGTGGATTTGGATGCACACCCGGAGCAGAATCTCATGCTGGGCAAA TTTTCTGTTGTGTGGGAGCTCTTGCTATAACTGGTTCTCTGCATCATGTTGATAAGGACCTCCTTGGTTGGTGGTTATGCGAAAGACAAGTTAAATCTGGAGGTCTAAATGGGCGTCCCGAGAAGCTTCCTGAT GTCTGCTACTCTTGGTGGGTTCTTTCCAGCTTAATCATGATTGACAGAGTGCACTGGATCGACAAGGAGAAGCTTGCAAAATTTATTTTGGACTGTCAG GATAAAGAGAAGGGTGGAATTTCAGATAGGCCAGATGATGCGGTTGATGTCTTCCACACTTACTTTGGAGTCGCTG GGCTTTCACTTCTTGAATATCCAGGGCTGAAACCTATAGATCCTGCTTATGCCTTGCCTGTTAGTGTTGTAAATAAAGTTATCCTTGGGAAATAA
- the LOC104118852 gene encoding protein C2-DOMAIN ABA-RELATED 4-like isoform X2, with protein sequence MKLKTRVIKKDINPEWNEELTLSVSDPTLPVKLTVYDHDTFSMDDKMGDAEFDIKPFVEALKMNLDGLPSGTVITRVLPCRTNCLAEESRVVWQDDKVVQDMILRLRNVECGEVELQLQWIELPGSKIL encoded by the exons ATG AAACTGAAGACGCGAGTTATAAAGAAGGATATTAATCCTGAGTGGAATGAAGAATTGACCCTTTCTGTTTCTGATCCCACTCTTCCTGTTAAGCTG ACTGTTTATGATCACGACACGTTCAGCATGGACGACAAAATGGGAGATGCAGAATTTGACATAAAACCATTTGTAGAGGCTCTAAAAATGAACTTAGATGGTCTCCCATCTGGCACTGTAATTACAAGAGTACTGCCTTGTAGGACAAACTGCCTCGCCGAAGAGAGTAGAGTTGTATGGCAAGATGATAAGGTTGTTCAAGATATGATCCTAAGGTTGAGAAATGTTGAATGTGGAGAAGTTGAACTCCAACTTCAGTGGATTGAACTCCCTGGCAGTAAAATTTTGTAG
- the LOC104118852 gene encoding protein C2-DOMAIN ABA-RELATED 4-like isoform X1 has protein sequence MESSPKTPDSKGAASATKSLMDNLLGLLRIKIKRGVNLAVRDVRTSDPYCVVKMGKKQKLKTRVIKKDINPEWNEELTLSVSDPTLPVKLTVYDHDTFSMDDKMGDAEFDIKPFVEALKMNLDGLPSGTVITRVLPCRTNCLAEESRVVWQDDKVVQDMILRLRNVECGEVELQLQWIELPGSKIL, from the exons ATGGAGTCATCACCAAAAACACCAGACAGCAAAGGAGCAGCAAGTGCAACAAAATCATTAATGGACAACCTTTTGGGACTTCTGAGAATCAAAATAAAGAGAGGAGTTAACCTTGCTGTTCGTGATGTTCGAACCAGTGATCCTTATTGTGTTGTCAAGATGGGTAAAAAACAG AAACTGAAGACGCGAGTTATAAAGAAGGATATTAATCCTGAGTGGAATGAAGAATTGACCCTTTCTGTTTCTGATCCCACTCTTCCTGTTAAGCTG ACTGTTTATGATCACGACACGTTCAGCATGGACGACAAAATGGGAGATGCAGAATTTGACATAAAACCATTTGTAGAGGCTCTAAAAATGAACTTAGATGGTCTCCCATCTGGCACTGTAATTACAAGAGTACTGCCTTGTAGGACAAACTGCCTCGCCGAAGAGAGTAGAGTTGTATGGCAAGATGATAAGGTTGTTCAAGATATGATCCTAAGGTTGAGAAATGTTGAATGTGGAGAAGTTGAACTCCAACTTCAGTGGATTGAACTCCCTGGCAGTAAAATTTTGTAG
- the LOC104118853 gene encoding glutathione S-transferase-like produces the protein MVIKVHGPVQSPAVLKVIACLKEKELDFELVHVNLPAGDHKKEPLISLNPFGQVPAFEDGDLKLFESRAITQYIAHTYADKGNKLLPNDPKEMAIMYVWMEVESTKFDTPGFNLSFEIALKPLFFGVATDEAAVTENEEKLGKVLDVYESRLKESKYLGGESFTLADLHHIPVVNYLMGTKVKSLFDCRPHVSDWCADILARPAWSKALDYLSAETEKLPHEYGLCISRLINMG, from the exons ATGGTAATAAAGGTTCATGGTCCAGTCCAGTCACCGGCGGTGTTGAAAGTGATAGCGTGCCTCAAAGAGAAGGAGCTTGATTTTGAGCTTGTTCATGTTAATTTGCCTGCTGGTGATCACAAGAAGGAACCTCTCATTTCCCTCAAT CCATTTGGTCAAGTTCCAGCATTCGAAGATGGAGATCTCAAGCTTTTTG AGTCAAGGGCCATTACACAATACATAGCACACACATATGCAGACAAAGGGAATAAACTTCTACCCAATGATCCTAAGGAAATGGCAATCATGTATGTATGGATGGAAGTAGAATCAACAAAATTTGACACACCAGGTTTCAATCTATCCTTTGAGATAGCTCTTAAGCCATTATTCTTTGGCGTGGCGACAGATGAAGCAGCAGTGACAGAGAATGAAGAAAAACTTGGCAAAGTTCTTGATGTGTACGAATCAAGACTTAAGGAGTCAAAATATTTGGGTGGAGAAAGTTTCACACTAGCAGATTTGCACCATATACCTGTTGTAAACTATTTGATGGGGACTAAAGTTAAGAGTTTGTTTGATTGTAGACCTCATGTTAGTGATTGGTGTGCTGATATCTTGGCAAGGCCAGCTTGGTCTAAGGCACTTGACTATTTGAGTGCAGAAACAGAGAAATTACCACATGAATATGGCCTATGTATCAGCAGGTTAATAAACATGGGCTAA
- the LOC138903334 gene encoding putative protein FAR1-RELATED SEQUENCE 10, translating to MEDHFAEDINYEGEDYTVNDQDCSTFVHNVSNINSDFVIKIGMKFGSEDESYEAYNSNALAKGFGIRKGANTYNRNKELTRCLFLCSCEGQSPLYSNYLERKRQRLEYRCGRMTRIKFKISNEIWEVFGFSNEHNHPMIEENLKHFILSGRKLTTATKDILSSMVDADIRTKKVVRYLQNEAGGIENARFIEQDAHNFIQAHKRSMINNGDAQTLVDRFIHMQSEDSNFFYSFQVDEDGNIKSTQKNESTNRVFTEMACKTMSLTEFVNHYEQRAAEMRDIDAT from the exons ATGGAGGATCACTTTGCTGAAGATATTAATTATGAAGGTGAAG ATTATACTGTTAATGATCAAGATTGTTCCACATTCGTCCATAATGTGTCTAACATCAACAGTGACTTCGTTATTAAGATTGGGATGAAATTTGGTTCTGAAGATGAATCATACGAAGCATACAATtccaatgctttagcaaaaggtTTTGGTATTCGAAAGGGAGCAAACACTTACAACAGAAACAAAGAATTAACAAGATGTTTATTTCTTTGTTCTTGTGAAGGGCAATCTCCTTTGTATTCTAATTATTTAGAAAGAAAACGTCAAAGGTTAGAATATAGATGTGGTCGTATGACTCGCATAAAATTTAAGATTTCAAATGAGATATGGGAAGTTTTCGGATTTTCTAATGAGCATAACCACCCGATGATCGAGGAAAATTTGAAACATTTCATATTGTCTGGCCGAAAGCTTACAACTGCTACTAAAGACATTCTCAGTTCTATGGTAGATGCTGATATTCGCACCAAAAAAGTTGTTCGTTACCTTCAAAATGAAGCAGGTGGTATTGAAAATGCTAGATTTATTGAACAGGATGCTCATAACTTCATACAAGCACATAAAAGAAGTATGATTAACAATGGAGATGCTCAAACTCTTGTGGATCGTTTTATACATATGCAATCAGAGGATTCAAACTTTTTTTACTCTTTTCAagttgatgaagatggaa ATATTAAATCAACTCAGAAGAATGAGAGCACTAATAGAGTCTTTACAGAAATGGCTTGCAAGACTATGAGTTTAACTGAATTTGTTAATCATTATGAGCAACGGGCAGCTGAAATGCGTGACATTGACGCGACATAA